Genomic window (Mya arenaria isolate MELC-2E11 chromosome 16, ASM2691426v1):
GACATcggattcataaaaaaatagttatttgataaaaacacaattttctgttaaacaaaataaattattcttacttttaagcggtgtttaataattgataaagatgaaatcttcattattttttacaccTGGCCATGAAAACTGTCGGTCAGACGGACTGACCCCATCACAAATTTAGTCGGACTGAGTCAAAATTTACTTTTCGCGATGTTTGTGATACACTAAAGAATGTCTTGTTTAcgttttttgttatttgctatattatctccgcaagagaagagTATTTACTAAACATCATTATCATACAGTTAGCAAAATCACTCATTTGAtactatgaaaatattatttgatttttatgcccccacaaagtggcggcatatagggttgcccttgtccgtacgtgtttgtgaccataatatcttaatcaagttcgatagtcatggaaatcgctttagtcatttaggagttacggcccttttttgccaaaaatacttcaaaaatatatgtttccaatctaattcttgaaaagtatgtgtccaatcctcaccaaactttacatacatgattgtgaccataatatcttgatcaagttcgatagccatggaaatcgcttttgtcatttaggagttacggccctttatttgcaaaaaaagacttgaaaaatacgtcccgaagattgtttccgatctaattcttgaaaactgtttgtccaatcctcaccaaacttttaacacatgtttgtgaccataatatcttgatcaagttcgatagccatggaaatcgctttaatcatttaggagttagggccctcagattatcctgaataatcattatggcttattttctgtgacaaaaaatcgaagtgggggcatccgtgtcctatggacacatttctagtttttattACTTctgcaatgaaaataaaactatgaAAACATCTATgctaaaacaataaacaagcaatcttTATACAGTGAGTAAATATAAGCATAGCTTAGGTTGTATGGGGTCCTTCTCTAGATTGCTCAGcattttacatttgtatgagTTCTTCCATTTGGTGAAACATTCAGCGCAACATTTTTAGCTAACTATGCGAAGAATAAGTGgactatactactcgccccagcgtcggcgtcggagTCGGTGACGGCGTCCGGTTCAAGTtctagggcaagttgggattttcacttataagtccaaaaccctacattcaattgacttaatacttcacgcagttgttcagggccatcacatgatgaggttagataactctatattattctttacacagataatggcccctgatttaCTATGgaacttaagttaaagttttagggcaagttggaatatttattaataacttctatatcctttgttcaattgacttaatacttcacacagttgttgaggaccatcacacaatgaggttacataactccatattatcctaaaaacaagttatggcccctgattgacttaggttaaagttttagggctggttaaagttttagggcaagttgggattttcacttaaaactccaataccattcatttaattgacttaatacttcacacagatgttcagagccatcacataatgaggttagataactccatattatcttttatacaaattatggcccctgattgactatcgAGCTTaattaggttaaagttttagggcaggttgggaaattgtttaataacttctatacccgtcattcaattgacttaatacttcacacaattgttcaggaccatcacccaatgaggttacataactccatatccttaatacaagttatggcccctgattgacttaggttaaagttttaggcaagtaaaagttaagggcaagttggtattttaataaaaacaaacttctataccgttcattaaatgcacttaataacattcaaaattattaacgaccatcttacaacaagaaatataactccgttttaagcctaaatacaaataatggccgttgattttttattttatttttcctttgaaaggcatatttgtatattcttaaccacattttcataatgggaaatcaagttatttgaatgactttcgtcattgtttgggcgggctggtgggagggcagcatcaaagtcaccttatgtatcgaataattttagttacgTTTGACATAAaaagaccaaacttggtattattacagcGTTATTGTATTTTTAGTCAAAGCGGAGtagtcgagtgcgctgtctctacgacggctcttgttatgTGAATGATGCCTTATCGGAATGCATAAAGATTTACACATGTATTGACATAATTTTGACGTTTGTATTCATGCCaattaaagacagaaattaaagtgatggcatgtttgcaTTAACTATTGAACCATTTAAACTAGATTCAAAAATCTTATCAATAATCTTcctgtgctaaatgaagccaaggAAACAAATCgaagtgtgaaattcttacctGAGCTTGCGAACATGACATtgagccaagcaaacaaaacaaagtgtgaaattcttacttgggaCCACGAAAATGATACTGAGcttggagaaatatcgaccctcaagaaaTCGAGTCATCCGACCGAATTGTATATGAACGTATTATAGTGAAATGAATCGGTCTTTTAATCTGGTTCAAGTCAACGAAGATATCAAGCCATGAGATATTGAGCCAacaagttttgactgtatatatattaagCTGCTTTATGAGTTAACAAATTCACAATAAGCATGTTATCCTAATTATATAGATGAAATGCTATCAGTATCAAATGAGTATGAATCATGGGTATGAAACATGTTGAGAATGCAACAAGGTTTTATTGTTTGCCTGATTTGGCAATGACATCATTATACTGCATGTAGAACGGAATGCAGAATAACAGAAAAAGACTACATCAAAAATGGTGTGCATTTTATTACACCCTGcactaaataattttcaaatgatgTCATCTTTTCAATTGTTAATCACCTCTCTGTTTAAGTAAAAGGCTGGTGCCAGGCCTGTCTATAGCATAATGAAACCCTCTGTTTTAGTGTTAGGCTGGTGCCGGATAAAGGCATGTTTGTAGCTTTATGAAACTCTTTAATTTAGTGTTAAGGTGGTGCCAGATATAGGCCTGtttgaaaatttcaaaaatttcTCTCTAAGCATAAGTGGTTTGAGATGAACACCTTTTTGTAGCTCTCTGTATCTCCTCTGTTTTAGTGCATGGCAGGTGCCAAATAAAGCTTTCAGAATTGAATCTCTGTATAAGCGTAATAATTTTTCTAGTTGAAGGCCTGTTTGTAGCTTTCAGAATCTCCTTTCTGTTTAAGGGTAATGTGGTTGCAATTTGAAGGCCTGTTTGTAGCTTTCAGAATCTCCTTTCTGTTTAAGGGTAATGTGGTTGCAATTTGAAGGCCTGTTTGTAGCTTTCAGAATCTCCTTTCTGTTTAAGGGTAATGTGGTTGCAAGTTGAAGGCCTGTTTGTAGCTTTCAGAATCTCCTTTCTGTTTAAGGGTAATGTGGTTGCAAGTTGAAGGCCTGTTTGTAGCTTTCAGAATCTCCTTTCTGTTTAAGGGTAATGTGGTTGCAAGTTGAAGGCCTGTTTGTAGCTTTCAGAATCTCCTTTCTGTTTAAGGGTAATGTGGTTGCAAGTTGAAGGCCTGTTTGTAGCTTTCAGAATCTCCTTTCTGTTTAAGGGTAATGTGGTTGCAAGTTGAAGGCCTGTTTGTAGCTTTCAGAATCTCCTTTCTGTTTAAGGGTAATGTGGTTGCAAGTTGAAGGCCTGTTTGTAGCTTTCAGAATCTCCTTTCTGTTTAAGGGTAATGTGGTTGCAAGTTGAAGGCCTGTTTGTAGCTTTCAGAATCTCCTTTCTGTTTAAGGGTAATGTGGTTGCAAGTTGAAGGCCTGTTTGTAGCTTTCAGAATCTCCTTTCTGTTTAAGGGTAATGTGGTTGCAAGTTGAAGGCCTGTTTGTAGCTTTCAGAATCTCCTTTCTGTTTAAGGGTAATGTGGTTGCAAGTTGAAGGCCTGTTTGTAGCTTTCAGAATCTCCTTTCTGTTTAAGGGTAATGTGGTTGCAATTTGAAGAACTGTTTGTAGCTTTCAGAATCTCCTTTCTGTTTAAGGGTAATATGGTTGCAAGTTGAAGGCCTGTTTGTAGCTTTCAGAATCTCCTTTCTGTTTAAGGGTAATGTGGTTGCAAGTTGAAGGCCTGTTTGTAGCTTTCAGAATCTCCTTTCTGTTTAAGGGTAATGTGGTTGCAAGTTGAAGGCCTGTTTGTAGCTTTCAGAATCTCCTTTCTGTTTAAGGGTAATGTGGTTGCAAGTTGAAGGCCTGTTTGTAGCTTTCAGAATCTCCTTTCTGTTAAGCATAAAGCTGGTGCCAAATAAAGGCATGCTTGTAAATTTCAGAATCTCCTCTCTGTTTAGCATAAAGCTGGTGCCAGATGAAGGCCTCTTTGTAAATTTCAAAATCTCCTCTCTGTTTAGCATAAAGCTGGTGCCAGATGAAGGCCTCTTTGTAAATTTCAGAATCTCCTCTCTGTTAAGCATAAAGCTGGTGCCAGATGAAGGCCTCTTTGTAAATTTCAAAATCTCCTCTCTGTTTAGCATAAAGCTGGTGCCAGATGAAGGCCTTTTTGTAAATTTCAGAATCTCCTGTCTGTTTAGCATAAAGCTGGTGCCAGATGAAGGcctttttgtaaatttcaaaatCTCCTCTCTGTTTAGCATAAAGCTAGTGCCAGATGTAGAACTGTTTGTAAGTTTCAGAATCTACTCTCTATTTTAGCATAAGGCGGGTGCCGGATGAAGTCGGGTATGTCTTCTCATCATGCCCATGCAGTGGCTCGCCACTGTGAACACACACAGAACAAAATACACACAGGTGAGCTCACATCTGCTATACTTTATAATCTCCTGCTTGTTATCCCCCGCCGTATCAAAGATTTCGGGAGGGagatattgttttggcattgtctgtccgtcattccgtccttctgtccgtccttccttccgtccgtccgtccggtaccatatcttggtaggcattgatcagaaaatgatcaaactttgtcagaatgtttcccttgatcaaatctcgaccactATTAAAAGTGGATCacttggggtcaaaaactaggtcaataggtcaaatcttagaaaaaaattgGAACATaatagaggcattatacatggtcaaatattcattaaacttaatcagaatgttttccttgatgaactcttggtcgtaaataaaacttggtcacatatgattgaaaattaggtcactaggtcaaatcttagaaaaatcttgtccagaaccatataATGGTAATTATTGGTCAATTtgtgttcaaaattggtcattatgtaccccttgaagaaatctttcaaaaatcttggccaaaactattttatggtggtgattggtctgattaagttcaaacatggtcagaatgttctttTGGGTTAATTTTCAactgcgttttaaaagtgtgtcatatgggtcaaaaactaggtgacTAGGTCATAACATAGAcatcttgggaacactctagaggcaatacatctgctctaatttccatgaaacttaatcagaatgcctcaatgaaatcttggaatagtttgaaactagtatgTAATGTGGGgtcaaatcttataaaaaacttgtggacactctagacgctataatttttgcaatatatctggaccaatcttcatgaaacttgatcagaatgtatGCCTttatgaaatcttagattaatTTTGAACCGGgcaacatggagtcataaactaggttttttggtcaattctaaatgctacattatatacaatatttttttttatttcaaactcatatatatatatatttcatcaacaatttaTTTCCATTCCTTtacttagcccaatcaggcgggggatatcaattcaacgaatttgcttgttaacCAGGTTTTCCAGAATGACATAACAGTACATTGATGTTCAGGCGGTCAGGCAGACAGCATCAAACTTACCTATGAAGCTGATTAACTTTAATTAGGGTTGACTTATCTTGGCCTTACTCTGTATTTGTGGCCCCttgggtcaaagtcaaggtcaaggaaactgttacttaaaataggaAAATGGTTAAActtgaatatctttagttagggtgGAAATATATTGcctaaacttggtattaagaaagagtttatggataccttccATGGAATTGCATTTTGGGAccctggggtcaaggtcatggtcactgtcgcaaaaaatagcaaaatgttgaataactttagttttgGTGGACATATCTTGGACCttttattgtattgcattgtttacttaaaatagaaacaaaatgaaTCTGAATCTCACAGttaaggctgaagttcttctgtcaatcattgaaagcCTGGTTTCAGTGCATTGCTGCATATCTTAGTTTAATTTTGGAGGAGGTTTATAGATTGGTGTTGTCTGTCAATTTCTTTCAGTCTGAGGCCTATTAAACTTCTGTGTAgaaattaattaatcaaatgTCAAGTCAGAATATACATTGTGCACTTTTGAATTACACAGATTTTTATGAACAGATCAGTAACATAAGAGGTTTTGtcttttaattaatgaaaaaagcTAATCTTTGTAAGTCTAAAACCATTCctataaaattaataacaaaaaattatGAAACTTATTTGAAGTGTGAATATCAGTTATCGCTGTGTCAATCAGTCATACTGTCCATCcattttttatgctttttctAAATTACTTAAATTCGTTAAAGATATCAACTTCCAACTTCAAAAATTTGCTCGCATTAAGAATACACTGCTTTTATTAAACAGGTTTTCATATAGTGACACCTGCATGTGCTAAAAAAGCTTGGCTAAAGCTAAGCTAAAAACATAGCAGTATTGGCCCCAAAAAGACACAGCTTTtgaaacaaatgcaaaataGCTTATCTTTTTGTCGAAAAAAAGCACAGCTTTGTGCAGTATTGgccaaaatagtttttttcagagaaaaagctaagctttttgGCCAATTCTGCAAAAAGCTCAAATCATTTTTTGCGGTATTGGCCAATTGAACAATTTATTTgatgatcaaataaaaaagcatgGAAGCTCTGTGGGCCATTGGGCCATATGCCCATAACTTAGATTATTCTAACACATTTCAAATCCCACTGTTAATTTAGTTGCTGTCCAGCTACAACTAGACAAGTTTTAAATGTCAGTTAGTATTATTTGTAACACAAAAAAACCCCCATCAAATCAAGAGGGGTGTATTGCTTTGTACATGTCGGTCGGTAGATCGGTCGGTTGGTCAGTCcatcggtagaccaaagcttgtccgagtgataactgaacaatgcctagacctatggtcatcaaacttgatatggaagttgggcctgacaagtagatgactcctattgtttttaggggtcatcagaccaaaggtcaaggtcacagtgacattaaatggtaaaagtttttcagagtgataactcgacaatgcctgcacccatgaccctcaaacttgacttggaggttgggcctgaccagtagatgatccctattgattttaggggtcaaaggtcaaggtcacagtgacctttaaagcaaactcgacagttcctggacctatggtcatcaaacttgacatgaaggttgggcctgacgaGTAGATGGCCcacttgactttgggggtcatcgggccaaggtcaaggtcacagtaacctttaacccaaaaaagttaacaaatcttctcccagtgatatctcaacaatgcatgcatctatgatcatcaaacttgacatggaagttgggcctgaccagttaatgacccttattgattttaggattcatcaggtcaaaggtcaagttcacagtgaccttgaatgcgaaaatgttttcagtgataacttgacaatgcctgcacccatggccctcaaacttgacttggagttgcatttGACCTGTAGATTACCGCTCATGATAtgaggggtcatcaggtcaaaggtcaaggtcacagtgaccttgaaaaaaAGCATGTCTTTGTGATAACTTGTGAAtgccatggccctcaaacttgacaattagatttttggtgaccagcggATGACTCCTGTGGatttttgaggtcatagagtcaaaggtcatggttatAACACACTAgatatcctcacactttgaatggacataatcttaaaactgcctcaacggcatccaatgtcagtgacaaatcagctgtcatttcggtccatgcatatttcattcaattgtccatataatcctgacaacatggcgctcgggggggggggggggggggggggggggggggtggggggttgggggggggggggcataatgtttgacaaacatttcttgttttaattaccCTTTGCATAGCTTTCCAtaaatttcttgaaatgttggGTTCTTCATCATCCAGCAAGGCATTTTAATTGTCAAATTTTCTCCTAACTGAAATcaatttttagaatattttaatgtgtattttaaataaagaaaactatttctaaatcataaatacattatattatttgaaCAGTGAGATTCTTTCATTaggaaaatgaaatatgttgggaaataaaacacattttataacataCTGGTCCTGGgtccgtattacagaagcatcttatgTAATTTCTAACAAATTTTAACTTAAGTATAAAATTTGGAAATGTTATAAACCTGCAAAAAAATgattctttaaaatgaattttacatttttaaaaacttcaGTGTCCATAATTTAATTGCAGAATTGACACTATGCATAACACTTTCTACCTGTGTAATTAAACAGTTaaggaaattgttgaatttaaggaaaaggtaAAATCTTACCTTAAGATGCTTTTGTAATATGGCCCCAGACCTAAAATATTTCTGACTCTTTGTCACCAGTGGCTGAGCTGCTGCTGTTGTCTAGCCAGTTCCGACCAATCAGAACAGAAAACACAAGTGCGGTGGAGATGTGTTTGGGGTCAGCACAGGAACAGATCAACTCCTCGCTGACCATTATCCTGGAGATAGTGGCAGACCTTGCAAGGCTTGTGGCTGACCTGAATGCTCGATGGAAGGTTGTGTGTGACATGTTGTACAGACTGGGCGACGCGGTCACAGTTCTGGTTGAGCTTGTGTATTTCGTTATGTATGAAAAGTTGGAGCCGGTGGTAGACTTGAGTACAGCATTGATTGATAAGTACTGCACATCATACGCAGGCCTAGAGATCAAACTAAGCTGCGTGCAGTTGAAGCGGGCAAGACTGGATGAGCTTAACGCCACATTTATAATGGACATCTGTTCAAATATTTCGAAGTACATCTCTGTGCTGACTGAGCAGTGTCGGGGAGCCAGTGAGGCGGGGCCAGACACAGGCACCAGGGACCAGTTCAAACTGGCAATAAAGAGTGTGACATGTGCAGCCGGGGGCCTTATAGCAAGCATTAAAGCGTACAAGAATGACCGCTCACCCCGACACCACACACGTGTAGTCACTTTTTGCGAACCCGTACTGGCAGGTAACTTTCACGTCTCCAACAGATGGTGACTTGCtgaattattaaaagaaataaactaGTATGCGAAGTAGAAttattaggccacaccaaactGATGTTTTCAACCCATTGATTTATGGCAcctattattttgaaaatgttaaaaaacaaaaaaatcgttattttttttgtgcaacCGCACCTATATTTCACTACAAAtagatttttttgaaaactgcaaaataattgattatattttcTACCCAATGTTCACACCTTTTTCTCAAGCAATGATCAGCATACTTATAAATCTTATTATTATCTTAGAAATTtggtttattcatatttgtacTTACTACAATGAGTAAAAAttactttttgaaaattaacCAATTGTCCAATAGAGATTAAGTTATAGTATGTTCAAATGGGTTAAAGGGCAATTATCTTGATTTACTGTTCttctttatattgaatataagaacATAGAACATTTTTTCGCATTTCTTTCTCTTCATTTTTTaactcacctgtcactttgtgacaaggtgagcttttgggatcgccttttgtccggcgtccgtcgtgcgtcgtccgtcaacaatttacttaaaagacatctcctccttaaccgctgggccaatattaataaaacttcatagggatgttccttgggtggtcttctatcaaagttgttcaaagaattcaattccatgcagaactctggttgccatagcaaccaaaaggaaaaactttaaaaatcttcttctcccaaaccacaaggcttaggccgttgatatatggtaggtaggatcaccaaatggtcctctaccaagattgttcaaatgatggcccttgggtcaaaattggccccgccccggggggtcatgggttttctctatatgtttatagtgaaaacttaaaaaatcttctcctctgaacttacttggcctagagcttagatatttgtcatgattcatcgtctagtggacctctacaaagtttgttcaaattatggccctggggtcaaaattggccccgcccgggggggtcatgggtattctctatatgtttatagttaaaacttcaaaaatcttctcctctgaacttacttggactagagcttagatatttggcatgattcatcgtctagtggatctttactaagattgttcaaattatggccttggggtcaaaattggccccgcccccttggggggtcatgggtattctctataagtttatagtgaaaacttcaaaaatcttctcctttgaacttacttggactagagcttagatatttggcatgattcatcgtctagtggacctctacaaagattgttcaaattatggcctt
Coding sequences:
- the LOC128222117 gene encoding talin rod domain-containing protein 1-like; the encoded protein is MKSGMSSHHAHAVARHCEHTQNKIHTVAELLLLSSQFRPIRTENTSAVEMCLGSAQEQINSSLTIILEIVADLARLVADLNARWKVVCDMLYRLGDAVTVLVELVYFVMYEKLEPVVDLSTALIDKYCTSYAGLEIKLSCVQLKRARLDELNATFIMDICSNISKYISVLTEQCRGASEAGPDTGTRDQFKLAIKSVTCAAGGLIASIKAYKNDRSPRHHTRVVTFCEPVLAASCALVSLATEEEFVGEGRELTPEEKDVQKAVFGPCMNLVSGCVQLCKSLRDFTYDTGNSHYTHKVRSCHSCVLKSSNHLKHELQKRFKMDFQVKGLSPLKGENFIKNGDSSDSPRELIPFGRRSPIPSRVEDDGKDGGEGPHDQSPSSTLAPSDITTTTLTASDITTSSVVSR